A single genomic interval of Solimonas sp. K1W22B-7 harbors:
- the metK gene encoding methionine adenosyltransferase, with protein sequence MSEYLFTSESVSEGHPDKMADQISDAILDAILAQDPRARVACETLVKTGVAVLAGEVTTTANIDVDAITRGVINGIGYSNTEVGFDGHTCGVLNIIGKQSPDIAMGVDGTSRKVKAAEDIGAGDQGLMFGYACNETSALMPAPIFYAHRLVEQQAKIRKAKKGGLSWLRPDAKSQITLRYKDDQVAGIDAVVLSTQHDPSIKLKDLREAVLEEIIKPVLPAKWLTKATKFHINPTGNFVIGGPVGDCGLTGRKIIVDSYGGWARHGGGAFSGKDPSKVDRSAAYAARYVAKNIVASGLADRCEVQVSYAIGVAEPTSIMLTTFGTGKVSDQSLEKLVRRHFDLRPGGIIKMLDLIHPMYQMTASYGHFGRKPIEIKGADGKTYSAFSWEKTDKAEALAADAKKLK encoded by the coding sequence ATGTCCGAATACCTGTTTACCTCCGAGTCCGTTTCCGAAGGCCATCCGGACAAGATGGCGGACCAGATCTCCGATGCCATCCTCGACGCCATCCTGGCGCAGGACCCGCGTGCCCGCGTGGCCTGCGAGACCCTGGTGAAGACGGGCGTCGCCGTGCTGGCCGGCGAAGTCACCACCACCGCCAACATCGACGTCGACGCCATCACGCGCGGCGTGATCAACGGCATCGGCTACAGCAACACCGAGGTCGGCTTCGACGGCCACACCTGCGGCGTGCTCAACATCATCGGCAAGCAGTCGCCCGACATCGCCATGGGCGTGGACGGCACCTCCAGGAAGGTGAAGGCCGCCGAAGACATCGGCGCCGGCGACCAGGGCCTGATGTTCGGCTACGCCTGCAACGAGACCAGTGCGCTGATGCCGGCGCCGATCTTCTACGCCCACCGCCTGGTGGAGCAGCAGGCCAAGATCCGCAAGGCCAAGAAGGGCGGCCTGTCCTGGCTGCGCCCGGACGCCAAGAGCCAGATCACCCTGCGCTACAAGGACGACCAGGTCGCCGGTATCGACGCCGTGGTGCTGTCCACCCAGCATGATCCGAGCATCAAGCTCAAGGACCTGCGCGAAGCGGTGCTGGAAGAGATCATCAAGCCGGTGCTGCCGGCCAAGTGGCTGACCAAGGCCACCAAGTTCCACATCAACCCGACCGGCAACTTCGTGATCGGCGGCCCGGTGGGCGACTGCGGCCTGACCGGCCGCAAGATCATCGTCGACTCCTACGGCGGCTGGGCACGCCACGGCGGCGGCGCCTTCTCCGGCAAGGACCCGTCCAAGGTCGACCGCTCGGCCGCGTACGCCGCGCGCTACGTCGCCAAGAACATCGTCGCCTCGGGCCTGGCCGACCGCTGCGAGGTGCAGGTGAGCTACGCCATCGGCGTGGCCGAGCCGACCTCGATCATGCTCACCACCTTCGGCACCGGCAAGGTCTCCGACCAGTCCCTGGAGAAGCTGGTGCGCCGTCACTTCGACCTGCGCCCGGGCGGCATCATCAAGATGCTCGACCTGATCCACCCGATGTACCAGATGACGGCCTCCTACGGTCACTTCGGCCGCAAGCCGATCGAGATCAAGGGCGCCGATGGCAAGACCTACTCCGCCTTCTCCTGGGAGAAGACGGACAAGGCCGAGGCCCTGGCGGCCGATGCCAAGAAGCTGAAGTAA
- the ahcY gene encoding adenosylhomocysteinase, with protein MNAQLKPATPDYKIRDISLAEFGRKRVRMAEEEMPGLMSIRAQYAPLQPLKGVRLTGSLHMTKETAVLLETLKALGASVRWASCNIFSTQDDAAAAVAAAGTPVFAWKGETLEEYWDLTLDCVTHTLADGTLTGPELVVDDGGDVTLLIHKGYELELGDQWVDSPSDNHEVQVIKNLLKRVARERPGFWTRVVKDWRGVSEETTTGVHRLYQMMEAGKLLVPAINVNDSVTKSKFDNLYGCRESLADGIKRATDLMIAGKVAFVAGYGDVGKGSAHSLRGLGARVVVSEIDPINALQAAMEGFEVKTIDDVLGFADIYVTTTGNKDIITLEHMKAMKNNALVCNIGHFDNEIQMDRLNASGAVRDTIKPQTDRYTFPDSGKSIYVLAEGRLINLGCAHGHPSFVMSNSFSNQTLAAMDLWTHKDVYQKTVYRLPKKLDEEVARLHLAQIGVKLTTLTPAQAEYLGVPVEGPYKPEHYRY; from the coding sequence ATGAACGCCCAGCTCAAGCCCGCCACCCCCGACTACAAGATCAGGGACATTTCCCTTGCCGAATTCGGCCGCAAGCGCGTGCGCATGGCCGAGGAGGAGATGCCGGGCCTGATGAGCATCCGCGCCCAGTACGCGCCGCTGCAGCCGCTCAAGGGCGTGCGCCTGACCGGCTCGCTGCACATGACCAAGGAAACGGCCGTGCTGCTGGAGACGCTCAAGGCACTGGGCGCCTCGGTGCGCTGGGCCTCCTGCAACATCTTCTCGACCCAGGACGATGCCGCTGCCGCCGTTGCGGCCGCCGGCACGCCGGTGTTCGCCTGGAAGGGCGAGACGCTGGAGGAGTACTGGGACCTGACGCTGGACTGCGTCACCCACACGCTGGCCGACGGCACGCTGACCGGCCCCGAGCTGGTGGTGGACGACGGCGGCGACGTCACGCTGCTGATCCACAAGGGCTACGAGCTGGAGCTGGGCGACCAGTGGGTCGACTCGCCGTCGGACAACCATGAAGTGCAGGTGATCAAGAACCTGCTCAAGCGCGTCGCCAGGGAGCGCCCGGGCTTCTGGACCCGCGTGGTCAAGGACTGGCGCGGCGTCTCGGAAGAGACCACCACGGGCGTGCACCGCCTGTACCAGATGATGGAAGCGGGCAAGCTGCTGGTGCCCGCCATCAACGTCAACGACTCGGTCACCAAGAGCAAGTTCGACAACCTCTACGGCTGCCGCGAGTCGCTGGCCGACGGCATCAAGCGCGCCACCGACCTGATGATCGCGGGCAAGGTCGCCTTCGTGGCCGGCTACGGCGACGTCGGCAAGGGCTCCGCGCATTCGCTGCGCGGCCTCGGCGCGCGCGTGGTCGTGTCGGAGATCGACCCGATCAACGCCCTGCAGGCGGCGATGGAGGGCTTCGAGGTCAAGACCATCGACGACGTGCTCGGCTTCGCCGACATCTACGTCACCACCACCGGCAACAAGGACATCATCACCCTCGAGCACATGAAGGCGATGAAGAACAACGCCCTGGTGTGCAACATCGGCCACTTCGACAACGAAATCCAGATGGACCGCCTCAACGCCTCCGGCGCGGTGCGCGACACCATCAAGCCGCAGACCGACCGCTACACCTTCCCGGACAGCGGCAAGTCGATCTACGTGCTGGCCGAAGGCCGCCTGATCAACCTGGGCTGCGCCCACGGCCACCCGTCCTTCGTGATGTCCAACAGCTTCTCCAACCAGACCCTGGCGGCGATGGACCTGTGGACCCACAAGGACGTCTACCAGAAGACGGTCTACCGCCTGCCCAAGAAGCTCGACGAGGAAGTGGCGCGCCTGCACCTGGCGCAGATCGGCGTGAAGCTGACGACGCTGACGCCGGCCCAGGCCGAATACCTCGGCGTGCCGGTGGAAGGCCCGTACAAGCCCGAGCACTACCGTTATTGA